One region of Chryseobacterium sp. C-71 genomic DNA includes:
- a CDS encoding YciI family protein, which produces MMKKLITLIVISSTLTSCFIYTRGEDGKPGAPGKDGSSGDSKISYNQKLADSLGADNYGMKAYTIVILTTGSAKIEDKAKMSELMKGHMENIGKLAKEGKIVVAGPFSGKNQRDYRGMFIFNTKSKEEAESWVKTDPAVSAGVFNYEIFPWYGSAALPLYLKHHKEIAKEKP; this is translated from the coding sequence ATGATGAAAAAACTTATTACACTAATTGTAATCTCATCCACTTTGACATCTTGTTTCATCTATACCAGAGGTGAAGATGGAAAACCTGGAGCCCCAGGGAAAGATGGAAGCTCTGGCGATTCAAAAATCAGTTACAATCAAAAATTAGCAGATTCATTAGGAGCAGACAATTATGGAATGAAAGCTTACACAATCGTTATACTCACAACAGGTTCAGCGAAAATTGAAGACAAAGCTAAAATGAGCGAACTGATGAAAGGGCACATGGAAAACATAGGAAAGCTTGCGAAAGAAGGAAAAATTGTTGTCGCAGGACCGTTCTCCGGAAAAAACCAACGAGACTACCGCGGAATGTTTATTTTCAATACAAAATCTAAAGAAGAAGCCGAGTCCTGGGTAAAAACAGACCCCGCAGTTTCGGCTGGAGTTTTCAATTATGAAATCTTTCCGTGGTATGGCTCTGCAGCTTTACCATTGTACTTAAAGCATCATAAAGAGATTGCAAAAGAGAAACCTTAA
- the pncB gene encoding nicotinate phosphoribosyltransferase, with protein MSEIRLNSILDNDFYKITMQNAVVKLFPSQIVKYEFINRGKHHFPEGFDVALKTIVDKMAELKLTKDEKKFLARTCPYLNLPYLDFLEGYHYDPSEVKITQTGNDLSVIVEGLWYRTILWEVPLLALISELHYEMNHLERDSNDVVMSKTLEKADSLNELGVNFAEFGTRRRHSYKVQNLVMEALTQKKESTFIGSSNVHFAMKYNVKPIGTHAHEWFMFHGAEFGFKMANELALEHWVDVYRGDLGVALSDTYTTDVFFQQFDKKFAKLFDGVRHDSGDPFEFADKTIAHYNRNGINPLFKYIIFSDNLNLEKVEEITNYCKGKIGVSFGIGTNLTNDVGLKPMNIVMKLIGVQALNKEWIPTVKLSDEHGKYTGDPKMIELAKEFLRIKD; from the coding sequence ATGTCCGAAATACGACTCAATTCAATACTCGACAACGATTTTTATAAAATCACTATGCAAAATGCCGTTGTCAAACTTTTCCCAAGCCAAATCGTAAAATATGAATTTATCAATCGTGGAAAACATCATTTCCCTGAAGGATTTGACGTTGCCCTGAAAACTATTGTTGATAAAATGGCAGAGCTGAAACTCACCAAAGACGAGAAGAAATTTCTGGCCAGAACCTGTCCGTATTTAAATTTACCTTATTTAGATTTTTTAGAAGGTTATCATTACGACCCGTCAGAAGTAAAAATTACACAAACCGGAAATGATTTGAGCGTTATCGTAGAAGGACTTTGGTACAGAACAATTTTGTGGGAAGTCCCTTTATTGGCTTTAATAAGCGAGTTGCATTATGAGATGAATCATTTAGAAAGAGACTCTAACGATGTTGTAATGAGCAAAACTTTAGAAAAAGCGGATTCATTAAATGAATTGGGAGTTAATTTCGCAGAATTCGGAACAAGAAGAAGGCATTCTTATAAGGTTCAGAATTTAGTTATGGAAGCTTTAACGCAGAAAAAAGAATCTACATTTATAGGAAGTTCAAACGTACATTTTGCGATGAAGTATAATGTAAAACCTATCGGGACTCATGCTCACGAGTGGTTTATGTTCCATGGGGCTGAATTTGGTTTCAAAATGGCCAACGAATTAGCGCTTGAACACTGGGTTGACGTTTACCGTGGAGATTTGGGAGTCGCACTTTCAGACACCTATACAACTGATGTTTTCTTCCAGCAGTTTGACAAGAAATTTGCTAAACTTTTCGACGGTGTACGTCACGACAGCGGAGATCCATTTGAATTTGCAGACAAAACAATCGCTCATTACAATAGAAACGGAATTAATCCTTTATTCAAATACATCATTTTTTCTGATAACTTAAATCTTGAAAAAGTAGAAGAAATTACCAATTACTGCAAAGGAAAAATCGGTGTTTCTTTCGGTATCGGAACCAATCTTACGAATGATGTAGGTTTGAAGCCCATGAATATTGTGATGAAACTAATCGGAGTTCAAGCTTTAAACAAGGAGTGGATTCCTACAGTAAAACTTTCAGACGAACACGGAAAATACACAGGCGACCCTAAAATGATTGAGTTGGCGAAAGAATTTCTAAGAATTAAAGATTAA
- a CDS encoding Dps family protein, producing the protein MKNANIIGLQEADCKNISEKLNILLANYSVFYQNTRGSHWNIKGEQFFTLHPKFEELYNSLVLKIDEIAERILTLGATPAHNYSDYLQVSTINESKEVSDGNKSVEIILNSFKVVIDLQRELLAITDEAGDEGTNSQMSDYITEQEKEVWMYNSYLGK; encoded by the coding sequence ATGAAAAATGCCAACATTATCGGTTTACAAGAAGCCGACTGCAAAAACATCTCAGAAAAACTCAATATACTATTAGCAAATTATTCAGTATTCTATCAAAACACAAGAGGTTCTCACTGGAATATAAAAGGTGAACAATTCTTTACCCTTCATCCAAAATTTGAAGAGCTTTACAATAGTCTGGTTCTAAAAATTGATGAAATCGCAGAAAGAATTCTGACTTTAGGTGCAACTCCTGCGCATAATTATTCAGATTATCTTCAGGTTTCAACAATCAATGAAAGCAAGGAAGTAAGTGATGGGAATAAAAGTGTAGAAATCATTCTAAACTCTTTCAAAGTTGTTATCGATTTACAAAGAGAACTTTTAGCTATTACTGATGAAGCAGGCGATGAAGGTACCAACTCTCAAATGAGCGACTATATCACCGAACAAGAAAAAGAAGTTTGGATGTACAATTCATACTTAGGAAAATAA
- the rpsL gene encoding 30S ribosomal protein S12, which produces MPTIQQLVRKGRVALTKKSKSAALDSCPQRRGVCTRVYTTTPKKPNSALRKVARVRLSNGKEVNAYIPGEGHNLQEHSIVLVRGGRVKDLPGVRYHIVRGALDTAGVSGRTQRRSKYGAKRPKPGQAAAAPAKGKKK; this is translated from the coding sequence ATGCCTACTATTCAACAATTAGTAAGAAAAGGAAGAGTCGCACTCACCAAGAAGAGTAAATCGGCTGCCCTTGATTCTTGTCCACAAAGACGAGGTGTATGTACGAGAGTATATACTACCACTCCTAAGAAACCTAACTCTGCACTTAGAAAAGTTGCAAGGGTAAGACTTTCAAACGGTAAAGAAGTCAACGCCTACATCCCGGGCGAAGGACATAATCTTCAAGAGCACTCGATAGTATTGGTACGCGGCGGAAGGGTGAAAGACCTACCGGGAGTACGTTATCATATCGTAAGAGGAGCATTAGACACCGCAGGTGTAAGCGGAAGAACGCAGAGAAGATCTAAGTACGGAGCTAAGAGACCAAAACCAGGTCAGGCAGCAGCTGCGCCAGCTAAAGGAAAGAAAAAATAA
- the rpsG gene encoding 30S ribosomal protein S7, producing the protein MRKTKAKKRPLLPDPKFNDQLVTRFVNNLMLDGKKSIAFKIFYDALDLVEAKKGETEKTALEIWKDALTNVMPHVEVRSRRVGGANFQIPMPIRADRKISMAMKWLILYSKKRNDKSMALKLANEVVAASREEGAAYKKKSDTHKMAEANKAFSHFKF; encoded by the coding sequence ATGAGAAAGACAAAAGCGAAAAAAAGACCGTTGTTACCAGATCCGAAATTTAATGATCAATTGGTAACTAGATTCGTAAACAACTTGATGCTGGATGGTAAGAAGTCTATCGCATTCAAAATATTCTATGATGCATTAGACCTTGTAGAAGCAAAAAAAGGAGAAACTGAAAAGACTGCCCTTGAAATCTGGAAAGATGCATTAACTAACGTTATGCCTCACGTAGAAGTACGTTCTAGAAGAGTAGGTGGAGCTAACTTCCAGATTCCTATGCCGATCAGAGCTGACAGAAAAATTTCTATGGCAATGAAATGGTTAATCCTTTACTCTAAAAAGAGAAATGATAAGTCAATGGCTTTGAAATTGGCTAACGAAGTTGTAGCTGCTTCAAGAGAAGAAGGTGCTGCTTACAAGAAAAAATCTGATACTCACAAAATGGCGGAAGCTAACAAAGCTTTCTCACACTTTAAATTCTAA
- the fusA gene encoding elongation factor G, with protein sequence MSRDLKFTRNIGIAAHIDAGKTTTTERILFYTGVNHKIGEVHDGASTMDWMEQEAERGITITSAATTCSWNFPTDQGKPLADTKPYHFNIIDTPGHVDFTVEVNRSLRVLDGLVFLFSAVDGVEPQSETNWRLADNYKVARMGFVNKMDRQGADFLNVVNQVKTMLGSNAVPIVLPIGAEEDFKGVVDLIKNRAIIWDEAGQGATFEVVPIPEDMKDEVLEYREKLVEAVSEYDETLMEKFFEDPDSITEEEINAALRAATIDLSIIPMTCGSSFKNKGVQFMLDAVCKYLPSPLDKDDIKGTDPRTDAEIFRKPDVKEPFAALAFKIATDPFVGRLAFFRAYSGRLDAGSYILNTRSGDKERISRIYQMHANKQNPVEYIEAGDIGAAVGFKSIKTGDTMCDEKNPIVLESMVFPDPVIGIAVEPKTKADQDKMGNALAKLAEEDPTFTVRTDEASGQTIISGMGELHLDIIVDRMRREFKVEVNQGQPQVEYKENLTRVAPHREVYKKQSGGKGKFADIVFELGPADEGKVGLEFINEIKGGNVPREFVPAIEKGFKAAMKNGPLAGFEVEGIKVTLKDGSFHAVDSDALSFEMAAKLGFKEAGRAAKPVIMEPIMKLEVVTPEEYMGNIIGDLNKRRGTISGQEEKNGAVVIKGSVPLSEMFGYVTTLRTLSSGRATSSMELEKYQATPQNVAEDIIAKAKG encoded by the coding sequence ATGAGTAGAGATCTTAAATTTACAAGAAATATTGGTATTGCTGCGCACATTGATGCTGGTAAAACTACCACTACTGAAAGAATTTTATTCTATACAGGGGTAAACCACAAAATTGGAGAAGTTCACGATGGTGCTTCTACAATGGACTGGATGGAGCAGGAAGCAGAAAGAGGTATTACTATTACTTCTGCTGCAACTACTTGTTCTTGGAACTTTCCAACAGACCAAGGTAAGCCATTAGCTGATACTAAACCTTACCACTTCAACATCATCGATACACCGGGACACGTTGACTTCACAGTAGAAGTAAACAGATCTTTAAGAGTATTGGATGGATTGGTATTCTTATTCTCTGCAGTAGATGGAGTAGAGCCTCAGTCTGAAACAAACTGGAGACTTGCTGACAACTATAAAGTTGCAAGAATGGGATTCGTAAACAAAATGGACCGTCAAGGTGCTGACTTCCTTAACGTGGTAAACCAGGTTAAGACAATGTTAGGATCTAATGCAGTTCCAATCGTTTTACCAATCGGTGCTGAAGAAGATTTCAAAGGTGTTGTAGACTTAATTAAAAACAGAGCGATCATCTGGGATGAAGCTGGGCAAGGTGCTACTTTCGAGGTAGTTCCAATTCCGGAGGATATGAAGGATGAAGTTCTTGAATACAGAGAGAAATTAGTAGAAGCTGTTTCTGAATATGACGAAACTTTGATGGAGAAATTCTTCGAAGATCCGGATTCAATTACAGAAGAAGAGATCAATGCTGCATTGAGAGCTGCTACTATCGATTTATCTATTATCCCAATGACTTGTGGTTCTTCATTCAAAAATAAAGGAGTACAGTTTATGTTGGATGCAGTATGTAAATATTTGCCTTCTCCATTGGATAAAGATGATATCAAAGGTACGGATCCAAGAACTGACGCTGAAATTTTCAGAAAACCAGACGTAAAAGAGCCTTTCGCAGCTTTGGCATTTAAGATTGCTACCGATCCTTTCGTAGGAAGATTGGCATTCTTCAGAGCATACTCTGGAAGACTTGATGCTGGTTCTTATATCTTGAACACGCGTTCAGGTGATAAAGAAAGAATCTCTAGAATCTATCAGATGCACGCTAACAAGCAAAATCCTGTAGAATATATTGAAGCAGGAGATATTGGTGCAGCGGTAGGTTTCAAATCTATCAAAACTGGTGATACAATGTGTGACGAGAAAAACCCAATCGTTCTAGAATCGATGGTTTTCCCAGATCCGGTAATTGGTATCGCTGTAGAACCTAAAACTAAAGCTGACCAGGATAAAATGGGTAACGCTTTAGCTAAATTAGCAGAAGAAGATCCTACGTTTACGGTAAGAACTGACGAAGCATCTGGACAAACGATTATCTCTGGTATGGGTGAGCTTCACTTAGATATCATTGTTGACCGTATGAGAAGAGAATTCAAAGTTGAAGTAAACCAAGGTCAGCCTCAGGTAGAGTACAAAGAAAATCTTACAAGAGTTGCTCCACACAGAGAAGTTTACAAAAAGCAATCTGGTGGTAAAGGTAAATTTGCTGATATCGTATTTGAACTAGGACCTGCAGACGAAGGTAAAGTTGGTTTAGAATTCATCAATGAGATCAAAGGTGGTAACGTTCCTAGAGAATTTGTTCCTGCAATTGAAAAAGGCTTTAAAGCTGCAATGAAAAACGGTCCTTTGGCTGGTTTCGAAGTTGAAGGTATTAAAGTTACTCTTAAAGACGGATCTTTCCACGCAGTGGATTCTGATGCACTTTCTTTTGAAATGGCAGCTAAATTAGGATTTAAAGAAGCGGGACGTGCTGCTAAGCCAGTAATTATGGAGCCTATTATGAAATTGGAGGTTGTAACTCCGGAAGAATATATGGGTAACATCATTGGTGACCTTAACAAGAGAAGAGGTACAATCAGTGGACAAGAAGAAAAGAACGGTGCCGTTGTTATCAAAGGTTCAGTTCCATTGTCTGAAATGTTTGGTTATGTTACTACTCTAAGAACACTTTCATCAGGAAGAGCTACTTCTTCTATGGAATTAGAAAAGTACCAGGCTACTCCTCAAAACGTTGCTGAAGATATTATCGCTAAAGCAAAAGGTTAA
- the rpsJ gene encoding 30S ribosomal protein S10, with amino-acid sequence MSQRIRIKLKSYDYNLVDKSAEKIVKTVKATGAVVNGPIPLPTNKRIFTVLRSPHVNKKAREQFQLSAHKRLMDIYSSSSKTVDALMKLELPSGVDVEIKV; translated from the coding sequence ATGTCACAAAGAATCAGAATAAAACTAAAATCTTACGATTACAACTTGGTAGACAAGTCTGCTGAGAAAATCGTAAAAACGGTAAAGGCTACTGGTGCTGTTGTAAACGGACCTATTCCATTACCTACAAATAAGAGAATCTTCACGGTGTTGAGATCTCCCCACGTAAACAAGAAAGCAAGAGAGCAGTTCCAGCTATCAGCTCACAAGAGATTGATGGATATCTACTCTTCTTCTTCTAAAACTGTTGATGCTCTAATGAAATTAGAACTGCCTTCAGGAGTTGACGTAGAAATTAAAGTGTGA
- a CDS encoding GLPGLI family protein, which translates to MKILVIFAMIISLSLTAQTHRFIYEYEYKTDSTLSEHRKTNMVLDVNPEDVKFYNYDFVKTDSTNITKGGNRMIWDDAPVLTRKRNSNTNLNYVNLQNMFTVETEDLVHWKLSSDTKTSGIYKLQKATTDFGGRNWTAWFTKDINLNEGPYKFRGLPGMIFELYDNKNQFKFSLIKSYQLAKTYDTRRIIENFAGQNPVKITEAKLIKMSLDNFNDPLREFKEHYKNNTDPTAKFMVMGIEVKRPEQIKELSDNLQDHMRKHNNPIEIDKAIKYPSK; encoded by the coding sequence ATGAAAATTTTAGTAATATTTGCCATGATAATCAGTTTATCTTTAACGGCACAAACACACCGTTTTATTTATGAATATGAGTATAAAACAGACTCTACTTTGTCTGAACACAGAAAGACAAATATGGTTTTGGACGTAAATCCGGAAGATGTAAAATTCTATAATTATGATTTTGTAAAAACAGATTCTACCAACATAACCAAAGGCGGAAATCGCATGATTTGGGACGATGCTCCTGTATTAACCAGAAAAAGAAATTCCAACACAAATCTGAATTATGTCAATCTTCAAAATATGTTTACTGTGGAAACAGAAGATCTCGTACATTGGAAACTTTCCAGCGATACCAAAACATCAGGGATCTACAAATTGCAAAAAGCAACAACTGATTTTGGAGGCAGAAACTGGACAGCATGGTTTACCAAAGACATCAATCTCAATGAGGGACCATACAAGTTTCGTGGTTTACCTGGGATGATTTTCGAGTTATATGATAATAAAAATCAGTTTAAATTTTCTTTAATTAAAAGTTATCAATTGGCTAAAACGTATGATACCCGAAGAATAATTGAGAACTTTGCAGGCCAGAATCCTGTAAAAATTACTGAAGCAAAACTTATCAAAATGAGCTTGGACAATTTTAATGACCCTCTTCGCGAATTCAAAGAGCATTATAAAAATAATACCGATCCTACAGCGAAGTTCATGGTAATGGGAATTGAAGTGAAAAGACCAGAACAAATAAAAGAACTTTCAGACAACTTACAAGATCACATGAGAAAGCACAATAACCCAATAGAGATTGATAAAGCAATAAAATATCCTTCAAAATAA
- a CDS encoding low affinity iron permease family protein, translating into MSKEGRSVFEKFSNWATKFTGSSYAFLGAAAIVLIWAVSGPVFKYSETWQLVINTGTTIITFLMVFLIQKSQNKDSKAIQIKLNELIAANEKASNRMVDIEDLTEKELDQIHCYYEKLADFAEEDEDIHASHSIDAAKRNQERKHETFKKKHEEWLLKKQNKK; encoded by the coding sequence ATGTCAAAAGAAGGTAGAAGCGTATTCGAAAAATTCTCAAATTGGGCAACAAAATTTACCGGCAGTTCGTACGCATTTCTTGGGGCGGCTGCTATAGTTCTTATTTGGGCAGTTTCCGGGCCGGTTTTTAAGTATTCCGAAACTTGGCAGCTGGTTATCAATACCGGAACAACCATCATTACTTTTCTCATGGTTTTCTTAATTCAGAAGTCTCAGAATAAAGATTCGAAAGCCATTCAGATTAAACTAAATGAATTGATTGCTGCCAACGAAAAGGCCAGCAACCGAATGGTCGATATTGAAGATCTTACAGAAAAAGAATTAGACCAAATTCACTGTTATTACGAGAAACTTGCAGATTTTGCTGAAGAAGATGAAGATATTCACGCCTCTCACTCGATAGATGCTGCCAAAAGAAATCAAGAAAGGAAACATGAAACTTTTAAAAAGAAACATGAAGAATGGCTGTTAAAAAAACAAAATAAAAAATAG
- a CDS encoding thioredoxin family protein, giving the protein MNQFCFICCLLVSQFLASQFKVIKVDTLKDSDFGQLEKNSFYQVDDASKLKYFINKSQKKYKMVYTFTDWCKPCREKFPKILDFEKEYKNDLDVFYLTDIYRDSSYKSTDNYLKSIGCLSPIFNITDNEKNKNKKGKYEYFVYNAEKKKDTKEDRYTHFTQNLAPKHWYYGYSLVLLYDDNDEVVYASTYNETHQQVYDKIKSILNK; this is encoded by the coding sequence ATGAACCAATTTTGTTTTATCTGTTGTCTTTTAGTAAGTCAATTTTTAGCATCTCAATTTAAAGTTATTAAAGTCGATACTTTAAAAGATTCTGATTTTGGTCAGCTAGAAAAAAACTCATTTTATCAGGTTGATGATGCTTCAAAACTGAAGTACTTTATCAATAAAAGCCAAAAGAAATATAAAATGGTCTACACTTTTACCGATTGGTGCAAACCTTGTCGTGAAAAGTTTCCTAAAATTTTAGACTTTGAAAAAGAATATAAAAACGACCTCGATGTATTTTATCTCACAGATATTTACCGGGATTCTTCTTACAAAAGCACAGATAATTATTTGAAATCTATCGGATGTTTATCCCCAATTTTTAATATTACCGACAACGAAAAAAATAAAAACAAAAAAGGCAAATACGAGTATTTTGTCTACAATGCCGAAAAGAAAAAAGATACTAAAGAAGACCGATATACTCATTTTACACAAAATCTTGCGCCAAAACATTGGTATTACGGCTATTCGTTAGTTCTTTTGTATGATGATAATGATGAAGTTGTTTATGCTTCAACTTATAATGAAACTCATCAGCAGGTTTACGATAAAATAAAATCGATATTGAACAAATAG
- the rplC gene encoding 50S ribosomal protein L3 produces the protein MSGIIGKKIGMTSLFDENGKNMPCTVIQAGPCSVLQVRTIEKDGYKSVQLGFDDKSEKNVGKALAGHFKKAGSAPKAKLVEFYREFVDTVSVGDEVKVDLFAEGEYVDVTGTSKGKGFQGVVKRHGFGGVMQATHGQHNRLRAPGSIGAGSDPSRVFKGMRMAGRMGGKQVTVQNLQVLKVDQEQNLLVVKGAVPGAKNSYVIIRKWN, from the coding sequence ATGTCAGGTATTATTGGAAAAAAAATTGGGATGACTTCTCTGTTTGACGAAAACGGCAAAAATATGCCGTGTACCGTTATTCAGGCAGGTCCTTGCTCAGTTTTACAGGTCAGAACCATTGAAAAGGACGGATACAAATCTGTTCAGTTAGGTTTCGATGACAAGAGTGAAAAGAACGTTGGTAAAGCGTTAGCTGGCCATTTTAAAAAGGCTGGTTCTGCTCCTAAAGCTAAGTTGGTAGAATTCTACAGAGAATTCGTTGATACGGTAAGCGTAGGAGATGAAGTGAAAGTAGACTTATTCGCTGAAGGTGAATATGTAGACGTTACAGGAACTTCAAAAGGTAAAGGTTTCCAAGGTGTTGTTAAAAGACACGGTTTTGGAGGTGTAATGCAAGCTACTCACGGTCAGCACAACAGATTAAGAGCTCCAGGTTCAATCGGTGCGGGATCAGATCCTTCTAGAGTATTCAAGGGGATGAGAATGGCAGGTAGAATGGGAGGTAAGCAGGTAACTGTACAAAACCTTCAAGTATTAAAAGTGGATCAAGAACAAAATCTTTTAGTAGTAAAAGGTGCTGTTCCGGGAGCTAAAAATTCTTATGTAATTATCAGAAAATGGAACTAG
- the rplD gene encoding 50S ribosomal protein L4, whose translation MELVVLNTSGKETGKKVTLDETVFGIEPNKHAVYLEVKQYLAAQRQGTHKSKERSEITGSTKKLKKQKGSGSARYGDIKSPVFRGGGRIFGPKPRDYRFKLNKALKRLAKKSVLSQKMRDNSIKIVEGLSISAPKTKDFITILNALALNDKKSLFILPDTNKNVYLSSRNLPKTKVMKFNEISSYDLINAGEIVFLEGAVEKFQENLKK comes from the coding sequence ATGGAACTAGTAGTATTAAATACATCAGGAAAAGAAACCGGAAAAAAAGTAACTCTAGACGAAACAGTATTCGGAATTGAGCCAAATAAGCACGCGGTTTACTTAGAAGTAAAACAATATCTTGCTGCTCAGCGTCAAGGTACTCATAAATCAAAAGAAAGAAGCGAAATCACTGGTTCAACTAAAAAGTTGAAAAAGCAAAAAGGTTCAGGTTCTGCAAGATATGGTGATATCAAATCTCCAGTTTTCAGAGGTGGAGGTAGAATTTTCGGTCCAAAACCGAGAGACTACAGATTCAAATTGAACAAAGCTCTTAAGAGATTAGCTAAAAAATCTGTTCTTTCTCAGAAAATGAGAGATAACAGCATCAAAATTGTTGAAGGATTGAGCATTTCAGCTCCTAAAACTAAAGATTTCATCACTATCTTGAATGCATTGGCATTGAATGATAAGAAGTCTTTATTCATTCTTCCTGATACAAACAAGAATGTATATTTATCTTCAAGAAACTTACCTAAGACTAAGGTTATGAAATTCAACGAAATTTCTTCTTATGACTTAATCAATGCAGGTGAGATCGTTTTCTTAGAAGGTGCAGTTGAAAAATTCCAGGAAAATTTAAAGAAATAA
- the rplW gene encoding 50S ribosomal protein L23: MSLIIKPVISEKANYLTDLRGAYSFLVQPKANKIQIKNAIEQAYGVKVADVRTMIYAPKVSSKYTKKGLQVGKTNKLKKAVITLAEGEVIDIFAVN; the protein is encoded by the coding sequence ATGTCACTAATTATTAAACCAGTTATTTCAGAAAAAGCTAACTATCTTACAGATTTAAGAGGTGCTTATTCTTTCTTAGTACAACCTAAGGCGAATAAAATCCAGATTAAAAATGCGATAGAGCAGGCTTATGGTGTAAAAGTAGCAGACGTTAGAACCATGATTTATGCTCCTAAAGTTTCTTCGAAATACACTAAAAAAGGTCTTCAAGTAGGGAAGACAAACAAATTGAAAAAGGCGGTTATCACTCTTGCTGAAGGAGAAGTAATCGACATTTTTGCTGTAAATTAA
- the rplB gene encoding 50S ribosomal protein L2, whose protein sequence is MSVRKLKPITPGQRFRIVNNFEEITTNKPEKSLTVGISKSGGRNQTGKMTMRYTGGGHKKKYRIIDFKRNKHDVEATVKTVEYDPNRTAFIALVEYADGEKRYIIAPNGIKVDQKIISGESVEPNVGNAMKLKNIPLGTVISCIEMKPGQGAILARSAGSSAQLTSRDGKYAIIKLPSGESRMILTECYAMVGSVSNSDHQLTVSGKAGRSRWLGRRPRTRPVVMNPVDHPMGGGEGRSSGGHPRSRNGMPAKGYKTRKKNKASNRHIISKRK, encoded by the coding sequence ATGTCTGTTAGAAAATTAAAACCTATCACCCCAGGACAGAGATTCAGAATTGTAAACAATTTTGAGGAAATTACTACCAACAAACCAGAGAAGTCTCTAACCGTTGGTATTAGTAAGTCAGGTGGACGTAACCAAACTGGTAAAATGACCATGCGTTACACCGGAGGTGGACACAAAAAGAAATACAGAATTATCGACTTCAAAAGAAACAAGCATGATGTTGAAGCAACGGTAAAAACTGTAGAGTATGATCCAAACAGAACTGCTTTCATCGCTTTAGTTGAATATGCAGACGGAGAGAAGAGATACATCATCGCTCCAAACGGGATCAAAGTTGACCAAAAAATCATTTCTGGTGAAAGCGTAGAGCCTAATGTAGGTAACGCAATGAAACTGAAAAACATTCCTTTGGGAACTGTGATTTCTTGTATCGAAATGAAGCCAGGTCAAGGTGCGATCTTAGCAAGAAGTGCTGGTTCATCAGCTCAATTGACTTCAAGAGACGGAAAATATGCGATCATCAAATTGCCTTCAGGAGAATCTAGAATGATCCTTACTGAGTGTTATGCAATGGTTGGATCTGTTTCTAACTCTGATCATCAGTTAACTGTTTCAGGTAAGGCTGGTAGAAGCAGATGGTTAGGTAGAAGACCTAGAACAAGACCAGTAGTAATGAACCCTGTAGATCACCCAATGGGAGGTGGTGAAGGTCGTTCTTCTGGAGGTCACCCAAGATCTAGAAACGGAATGCCGGCTAAAGGTTACAAAACCAGAAAGAAAAACAAAGCGTCTAACCGTCATATCATATCTAAACGTAAATAA
- the rpsS gene encoding 30S ribosomal protein S19: MARSLKKGPFIHHTLDKKVQANIESNKKTVIKTWSRASMISPDFVGQTIAVHNGKSFIPVYVTENMVGHKLGEFSPTRSFRGHGGNKNKGSR; this comes from the coding sequence ATGGCAAGATCACTTAAAAAAGGACCATTTATTCATCATACTTTAGATAAAAAGGTTCAGGCAAATATAGAGTCTAATAAAAAGACAGTTATCAAAACTTGGTCTAGAGCATCAATGATCTCTCCGGACTTCGTAGGACAAACTATTGCAGTACACAACGGGAAATCTTTTATCCCTGTATATGTTACAGAAAACATGGTTGGTCACAAGCTAGGCGAATTTTCTCCAACAAGATCTTTCAGAGGTCATGGTGGTAATAAAAACAAAGGAAGTAGATAA